A genomic region of Lytechinus pictus isolate F3 Inbred chromosome 2, Lp3.0, whole genome shotgun sequence contains the following coding sequences:
- the LOC129254191 gene encoding uncharacterized protein LOC129254191, with the protein MSSVKKLSLSGFKSTFKRKTSRGISRNHSPAQLNGDLQQGCLCDNDLSKSNGEYQNIPTKNRSGNVKSEEITPTFNDKHSLKNRESKSSRWGLRQKADGKSKYGNESETMINSCEPGSGVDSDRDCMVDDSAVLCNPPSANGHIVMRNRNMNEYDIDTGYVGARSVSSPRISNNHSFHEGISSHYINNPKSRKSETEPEVLPDAENKRTNQTTEYNRPLPVPTCSSVNDKHCENEVQTNVNNMMCDINDNAAIFEQRLDECLENNMCLKDVDESVPSTETPPAIPPKPASLYCNGQWQLQDDKDPDSVQSKNMRNSTLSLGENPDVPPRPPARSKRRHGVDLSLPFNRMYLEMKERSCSQTVPVYEDVKVELGLESGGLAGELSKLPRQPWYWGPMSQDEAEGKLSDADDGSFLVRDSSDDRYLLTLSFKSSGRTLHTRIEHRNGLFSLNDSEGHASVIELIENAVKESQGGVFGYMNDSTGIQNFPARLTHWVSRYSEVKSLQYLCRFVIRETYPRHHIRHLPLPKKINEYILENQY; encoded by the coding sequence ATGTCGTCCGTGAAGAAATTAAGTTTGAGTGGATTTAAGTCCACTTTCAAGCGTAAAACAAGCCGAGGGATTTCTCGGAATCATTCTCCCGCACAGCTCAATGGAGACTTGCAACAAGGATGCTTGTGTGACAACGACTTGAGCAAATCGAACGGCGAGTACCAGAATATCCCGACCAAAAACAGGTCAGGTAATGTAAAATCCGAGGAAATTACTCCCACTTTTAATGATAAACACAGTCTGAAGAATCGGGAGTCTAAATCAAGTCGATGGGGTTTGCGTCAAAAGGCTGATGGCAAGAGCAAATACGGGAAtgaaagtgaaacaatgattaacagTTGTGAACCCGGAAGTGGTGTTGATTCGGATCGCGATTGCATGGTTGATGATTCTGCTGTACTATGCAACCCCCCGTCTGCAAATGGACACATTGTAATGAGAAATCGAAATATGAACGAGTATGATATTGATACTGGGTATGTTGGAGCCAGGTCTGTGTCATCACCCCGCATTTCAAATAACCATTCATTTCATGAAGGCATTTCCAGTCATTATATAAATAATCCTAAGTCAAGAAAAAGTGAGACTGAGCCTGAGGTGCTTCCCGATGCAGAAAATAAGCGCACAAACCAAACAACAGAATATAATCGCCCATTGCCTGTGCCTACGTGTAGCTCTGTTAATGATAAACATTGTGAAAATGAAGTTCAAACAAACGTGAATAATATGATGTGCGATATAAACGATAATGCTGCAATCTTTGAACAAAGACTTGATGAGTGCCTAGAAAATAACATGTGTTTGAAGGATGTTGACGAAAGTGTTCCATCTACAGAAACCCCACCAGCCATTCCACCTAAGCCTGCATCACTCTACTGCAATGGTCAGTGGCAATTGCAAGATGATAAGGACCCTGACTCTGTTCAGTCAAAGAATATGAGGAATTCAACCTTGTCTCTTGGCGAAAATCCTGATGTTCCTCCACGCCCCCCTGCACGCTCTAAAAGGAGACACGGTGTGGATTTGAGTCTGCCGTTCAACAGGATGTACttggaaatgaaagaaagaagctGCAGCCAGACTGTACCTGTATACGAGGACGTGAAGGTGGAGCTTGGTCTGGAGAGTGGCGGTCTTGCAGGAGAGCTGTCAAAGCTTCCTCGTCAACCTTGGTACTGGGGTCCAATGAGTCAAGATGAAGCAGAGGGTAAGCTTAGTGATGCTGACGACGGCAGCTTCCTGGTGAGGGATAGCTCCGATGATAGGTATCTACTTACGTTGAGTTTCAAGTCCAGTGGTCGTACCCTCCACACGCGTATCGAACACCGTAACGGCCTCTTCAGTCTCAACGATTCAGAGGGACATGCCTCGGTCATTGAGCTCATAGAGAATGCTGTCAAAGAATCGCAGGGTGGAGTCTTTGGTTACATGAATGACTCCACAGGAATCCAGAACTTCCCTGCTAGACTCACCCATTGGGTATCCAGATACAGTGAAGTGAAGTCTCTGCAGTACCTCTGTCGCTTTGTGATACGGGAAACATACCCCAGACATCATATCCGGCATCTTCCACTTCCTAAGAAGATCAATGAATATATCCTAGAAAATCAGTACTAA